From a single Eleginops maclovinus isolate JMC-PN-2008 ecotype Puerto Natales chromosome 20, JC_Emac_rtc_rv5, whole genome shotgun sequence genomic region:
- the LOC134883363 gene encoding transmembrane protein 88, translating into MCGVDVDLEDGSVEEEKEEEFWIGEGVKMLPPPVAHSGGSAWGSRRSRFGCLACGAALVLWDIFVVSASALLLAVVFSVVLLPPMLLLYAGFLCHSRVLDAPSAICRYLDDNSCSALIILGFVMMSPLVVVAAAIFCGLVRRFRIPLLIQPISRAWYRGRLLDWVGSLHAWV; encoded by the exons ATGTGTGGTGTGGATGTGGACCTGGAGGATGGTTCAGTcgaggaagagaaagaagaggagttCTGGATCGGGGAGGGAGTGAAGATGCTGCCCCCTCCTGTGGCCCACAGTGGGGGCAGTGCATGGGGCAGCCGCAGGAGCAGGTTCGGCTGCCTGGCCTGTGGGGCGGCCCTCGTCCTCTGGGACATATTTGTGGTTTCAGCCAGTGCTTTGCTCCTGGCTGTTGTCTTCTCTGTGGTGCTGCTCCCTCCAATGCTGCTGCTGTATGCCGGTTTCCTCTGCCACTCCAGG GTCCTTGATGCCCCCTCTGCCATATGCCGCTACCTTGACGACAACAGCTGCTCCGCCCTCATCATCTTGGGTTTTGTGATGATGTCACCACTCGTGGTCGTGGCGGCGGCTATCTTCTGCGGGCTGGTCCGAAGGTTTCGAATCCCGCTTCTCATTCAGCCGATCTCACGTGCCTGGTACAGAGGGCGACTGTTGGACTGGGTCGGCAGCCTCCACGCCTGGGTCTGA